tagTGGCTGAATGGCCCCACATCAGGCTGCAGCCcatataaatattaaagaccGCcttcaaccttcttcttccaaacACAACCAGATATCAAGGCAATATTAAAATGTCCCTCTCTATCCAAACAACCGGCTACGGCACCATCAGCCGCCCCGCTGAACGCGccatcctccgcatcaatatcaaacacGACGGCCCCGACCGCACCATCGTCTCAAAAAACGTCTTCCAATGCACCCAGCGAGTCCGGGAAATTCTCGAGCCCATGAGCGACAAGCTCTCGTCCGGGGAACCCAGTCCCAGCGCCGCAATCACGCAGTGGAGCATGGGCGCACTGGATACATACTCGTACCCGAACTACGACACGGACGGCAAGATAACAGGCAGGACGCACCATGCGGCGACGTCGTTTGAGGCGAATTTCCAGGACTTTGGCAAGCTGGCGGATGTTGCCAGCGAGCTCAGTGCTATGGAGTTTGTGAATCTGGATGGGGTTGAGTGGAGGCTTACGGATGTGACCAAGGGGGCGCTGGCGAGTGAGGTCAGGGCTTTGGCGGCGAAGGATGGGCTGGCTAGGGCTGAGGACTATGCGAGGGCGCTTGGGTGGGAGAAGGTTAGGCCTGTTGATCTTGAGGAACAGAGGGGGGTTGATGATGGTTCGTTTGGAGGGCGAGTTCACCGGATGTGTATGATGGCTGGGGGGGACGGTGATGGGGGAGATCCAGGGCTTTCGTTCCAGCCTGAGGAGGTCAGACTAGAGACTGTGGTTACGGTGAAGTCTGTGGCGGATAAGTAGTTTTACAAATGTAATTCATTGCAACGGGTATAAATAGGCTTATAAGCACGGGGTATATAAAGAGCACTGGTACGTCCGTACATCGTCTCAACCTCTCAAACAGCATTATGCCATGGATACTGCTCGAGAGTCTCGGCGCACTCGATTAAATTCTGAGGCATCTTACCAACAAGAGCTGGCCGCAATGGATCTCCATAGATGCGCCGAAGCTCAGCTTTCTGATTGTCCTTCATAAGAGCCTCGCTGGCAGAAGCGCTCATAAACGGCCGCCATCGACTCTGCAGTTCGCTCTCTGATGGGCCTTGTAGAAAATGAGGGAAGTCTACTTGCCAGGACGGAACGGTTCCCACAGACTCCCAGTTGATGATACCGGAGAGCTGTATTGGattggaggagctggggtcGCTTTGGACGATAATATCACGGTCAGAGAGGTCGATATGGTGGAGGACTCGGTGTTCATTTTCACGAGTATATGTACTGCCCTCCGCAGCCCTTATCGAATGGTACAATTCCCGCAGCTTAGACTGAGAGCTCGGTAGCTCCTGGTCTATTGAACTGGAGTCAAGGTGCTTGAGGCATTCATATTGGAGCTCAGCTTTGGCGAGCAAGAGACGCGGGCTACTAGTGAATGGACCACGATCAGCCCTCATATCTCGGCGTTTCTCCTCAAACGACCAGGGCGACACGATACGGCCGATCACAAAGTCAGGGTCGTTCTGTTCCTGACCATCCGACACTCGCAGCCACTCGGCGGGCTGTCCGTTGACCCTGTCTTTGCATCGCGAGTAGTACAGATTCCCTAACCAGGCGAAATCAAAGTCCTGCAACAACTGCATCTGCCGCTGCATCTGAACAGCAAACTCGGCTTCGGCATGGAACGGCATACCATCCCAGGTCTCTGATAAAGCAGTCCCTTCCACGTGTTCCTGCAGAATCCACTCGAACTTTAAGGGGTTGGATGCTGAAGAGCAATAGTGAATGACACGGGGAACAGGGAGCGCCGTATACTTGCGGATAAACGCCATCGTGGCAACCTCGCTTTCTGTTTTATAGAACGGCTCCACGGGCAGCGTTGCCCGGAATATGTACTTCTTCTCAAGTCTTGGTGAGGAGACCAAGTACAGCTTGTAGTACCCGCTATTCCCGTAGAATTTTACGCGGATGTCAGACGCATCGACAATTCTGCTATCAAAGATGTCACGGTCGTCTCTTTGGCCCATTGTATACCGGGCTACCAGTgccttgatggcgttgatatcTGGTGTTGCTGTCCAGATTGCCTCGCCATGATGCCACTCAAGGCCATACCGGTCATTTATTGATCGGTCAGCCCTGGAATGATCCGTCTTTGGATGAGGCTCCGGGAGTAGGGCCCTAGATTCATCTCTGTTGGAGTGATCCAATGTAGACTGCTGGATATCTGATTTCTCCACCTTTTCTTTATATCTCTTAGTATcatggctcttcttccgcgctTTGGATTGAAACAGCTTGCATCGGACCGATTTCCATCGAAACAGTTTCAATTCAgtcatcttcgtctggaCTATCTTGTATGAGCGGCTTCGACTTGACCAAGTTGGATTAACGACCTGTATTTAGTCACGTTGTATCTGACCAGTTTGTATCGAAGAAGCACTTTAAACTAAGCTCTCTTAGTCTACTTGAACAGAAGGCACTGTCTCACGGGCAATACTGGGGTGTCGCTTTATTTAAGCATCCGCAAAAACCATGGAAGAAAGCCAAACAAAGCGCTTTCATGATAGCTTGTTTGATATGCTATCCTAGATATGAATATGACATTGTATTCTATTCATTGTACAATCATATGGCAGTCACAACAACTGAACTATCTATACATTGGACTACAGGCACGCCGACTGTATACCACTCCCTGGTGTTAAATAAAACAGCCGATACCCATATCATTAGAACTCAGCCATTAGGGTTTATCCTTGCGACCATCGTGTAATAGCTGGTGTAATAGCTGGTGTGTTCCGCGGCCGCACATTCACCAGCCCTGCCGTGACATGTCCATATCATAAGATATCCGGAACCTGCTGGAGATGCGCCTGCAAAGAGACAGAGCGGAATTCTCCCAACTGCTCCCATTTGCCAAGTAATAAAGCTGTAATGTCCGGGTCTCGGATGATACCGCAGTCCCTCCTGTGTCCTTTTCGGGAGAGGGACTCGGCCTGGCATGCCTGGTAGATCCGTGTTAGTAAATAACTCATTATTAGAACGTTAGTAAGTCTTACACGGCTGCAGAAATAGGACATTTTACAGCGAGGACACCGCTCCAGCCCGTACTTCCTGGTCTCGCATCCAAAACAGATCCGCTGTCTGCCGACGACAGATCTAAACTCGGTGACTCTCTCGCAGAGCCGTAGGTAGAAGGACATTCTAAATGGCAGGATCTACTGCAGTTAGAATGGTTTCACGTATCATTTCATTGTATTGTATTAGGAcgggaaggaaaggagatACACACCTTGATATGTTTCGGATTATGAACGACAATCAACTCCCCCCCTCCATTCATTGCAATGCGAGATGGATGCAGAATGAGCATCGTTAGTCCCCTTTTCAGGAATTCTGTAGGCACCCCTTCGTAGCCATATCCATCTGGGGGGAATGCGAAGCCGACTCGCAGTTCGGTGTCCTCTTTATCCTTCACTAGCACTTCGGTGTTGAACATGCTGCTGGTCCCGACCATGACGATTTCGCCAACAAAGCATTCTCTGGGGTTCGGTATTGGTTGATGATTGGGGTGTGAGGTATTGATGGGCTCCTGAGGGTTTTCGTTGGATTCAGTGTCGTTTGCGTTTGTGTTTGCGAGGACGTCTGCGAGTGCCTGCATCGCCATGGTGCTGGATGGGATAATGATAGGCCGAGCAAGGAGGGTGTCTGGGTGGCATTCTGTGAGTAgaagtattttataatcAGATAGTTTGCTGCTCGAAGTTTCTGTTCATAGATCAAAGCAAGGTGTGAATGGGAGCAGTGAAGATATGTCGGTGTTGATAAATGCTatcggagacggagaattCGAGCCGAGAAGTGAATATGGCAATATATGTGTCTATTGTGAATAGCATATGCCTATCAAATAGGTTCACGGATCTATCTATACAGCATTGGGAAGGACATCACGGTATGCCCGAAACAGGTAACCCTGTCTATTGGCTGTTTACCTAAACACAACGCAGCATAACCTGCCAGATGAGCTCGCTTGACCATGTTTTGAATATTTGGGGGCGAAACAACTCTTTATACGATGTTCTTATGCCAATTCAATATCCACGGTAGAGATATAGCCACTAAACACTGCATCATTCATTAATGCTAACACAGTCAACTCAGCGGACTCCATCTAACTGTACAATTCGGAAGATCAGATCCTCTACTCTATCAAACCTCGACGATCTATGCCACGAAACAACCCCAGAAAGGTCGTCTTTGTTGACTCTTGCGAGATTCAAACTTACACAAACTTCAGGGCTGGAAGTCAACAGCGACTGTACTCCTTGCCAGCCTGCCAGAGTCCCTGTTGATGTCTACAATGCGAAACATACACTACGAGCTAAATCTCATATAGAGTACCGGCAAGGAGTGCAGGTAGTAAGACAGCCACGCACGCCTGTGAAACATGCACCGGGATACACCCGCCTGGGGTACTACAGCCTTCATCATGTGGAAACGTTCCGTTGCTTCCGTTGATTCCGTCTGGTGTGTCTGTCCGACGTGGGGATCCCTGTGTGAGGCTGCTTGTGTATGGCGCCAAAGGTTCACTGCGACCGCAGTTTCTACCATTAGACAAATCTGCCAGACAACAAAAGCTATTTGCATCTGATGTACCAAAGAGCTGTCAGGCATGTCAGTTCAGTGAATGCGGTTCCAAGAACAGCTCATTAAACAAAAACGCCTCCGGTTTCAAATAAGGACACAGCCTCCTCCGCCCGCGAACAAGAGCGAACAAAGCCCTGTCGCAGCCGTCAAAGGCGGATCTCGACAACGGAACTCGAAACAACTGTCATACGCCCCTCCAGCCTTGTAATAACAAGAGTTTCGGTCGCCGGAGTACGGTGCAGGGcaaggctggctggctggcggcTGGCAGGACAGGCTGGGCAGGGCTGGGTATAGCCAGGTACCTTGTTCGTTCTTCGCCCATCTTCCACGGTCGCATCGACCAAGTTTCAACTGCCTGTTTCTGACTCCCTGCACTGCGTCCAAAAGGCTCGCCTTCCAACTGCTGAACCCCGCTCGAGACGTCGCATGCAGTTTTGGCCCCCGGAGTCGCCGAGGCATCTACATCAGTCATTCAGTAATCTGTATAGACATCGCATCCAGACACGGCCCGAGCCCGACTCCGGTTACACTGCATAATCGCATTCAGAAACCAGTCGAATGAGATCGCGATGGTCCGCAGGTTGGAGGTGAATCGCAGATTGCGCCCCCTCTCGCAGCAGCCTATGGAAGGGCACAGGCTCCGATGGGCGATAACCGCCAGCAGGGACCAGCGCCGATCATCCAAGTGCCGGATCTCGTTGGAcaagacggcggcggcgaatgaAGACGATGCTACCTTGTGTTCGCACCAGCAGAAACACCAAGAGCCTATCTCGCTTGGCGGGTGCGATCGACGAGGGGACGACCAGGAATAGGATTGAGCTGGTGGCTGCTGGACAGCGGCGGGGGTTGTCAGGTAGATTAACTCGATGTAACTGCGAGCGGACGAGAACAGTGTAGAAGAGTTTAAGCTAAGGattcaaggaagaaaagcagcACGTTGCAGGCTGTTGAGTGGCGCAGATGGCAGAGTTAAGCTTACACGTAATGGGGCAGGGCTGGCCTGCTGGACTGCCCCTGAACGATATCAGCCTCTCGTTGGGAACCACAGCAAGCGCTTGTCTGGCTGGACGAGGGACCAATTCGCCCGCTGTCTGGGGAAcccaatcagcagcagcagcagcgttgATTCCCTGGATCAGATCAAGATCATTACTGCGTTGGGCATTTTCGCCGACGGTCCGCGCATTCGGCGCTGATCGCCATGGCGCGATTGAGCGTCTGCCTTGGGTTTCATGATCAGCATTGTCAGGGGCTAGCAAGTTACTCGCAGTTACAGCCTTTGTGCCAGTGGGCTTTGTGGGCTTTGTGCCATTTGTGGGCTGCATGTGCAGACTGTGGATGCGGTGGATCGAGCTCCAGCACTATAAAAAGActgccaccaccagctcttctccagctcttcaacctcatcaacctcctcatctcaccctcaatctcctcctcaatctcaatctcTCACCATGAAGACCACCGtcgccttcctctccgtcctctcCGGCGTCCTCGCCAAGGAggccatcgtcggcggcgccGAGGCCACCATCGAGGAATACCCCTACCAGATCGGCCTGCTGCAGGGCGGCTCGCTCATCTGCGGTGGCAGCATCATCGACAACAAGTACGTCGTCACGGCCGGCCACTGCGCTGAAGGCCAGTCCGCCAGCGACCTGAGCATCCGCGCCggctcctcgtcctcctcctccggcgGCACCACCGTCGGcgtctcctccatcgccgtccACCCCGACTACGACGCCCAGAACGTCAACAAcgacatcgccatcctcaccctcgacgaggagctcaagTACGGCGACGGCATCGCCGCCGTCAAGCTGcccaccagctcctccctcccctccgccGGCACCGTCGGCACCATCACCGGCTGGGGTGCCCTCAAGGAGGGCGGCAACGTCTCGCCCACCCTGCAGTTCGTCGACGTCCCCGTCGTCGACAAGAAGACCTGCTCCTCGGACTACCAGGGCTTCAACGAGATCACCGACAGCATGCTGtgcgctggcgaggaggagggcggcaAGGACGGCTGCCAGGGTGACTCTGGTGGCCCCTTCGTCTCCGACGGTGTCCTCATCGGTATCACCTCCTGGGGCAATGGCTGTGCGCGCGCTGGATACCCCGGTGTCTACTCGAGCCCGGCTTACTTCCGGGACTTCATTGAGTCGGTTACTGGTCTCTAAACGATTCGATCGGACCTGAACCCGTGCCCGTAACTGGGTTGGGATGTATATACTTGACATGATACCGGATATCATCAGCACTGGTACTAGATACTAGAACGACCGAATATACAACCATTATGAAACATCAAAATGTCGAATTGTAAATTGTAAATTGTAAAATGTAAAAATGTAGCTAAGCAATCAGCCAATGCCTCTCTACCCCCTTCAACTGCTGTATCCAACTCCCCTCCTTTTCCGGCTGTCCATCTCTCAACCTCCAGGCCTTCCTCataatctcctcctccgtcctcAAATACCCCCACGGAATCAAATTCCAAAACTCCCTCAGCCGATTCACAGCCCACTCCCGATAGACGACATTGTCCGTCTCCGCGCCCGCAATAAACGTCGGCCAAGACGTCGCCTTGAAGATCGGATCCGTCAGCCCCACCAGCGACAGGTGCGTGATGATCTCGGTCACCAGGCCCTCTGTCTCGCTCTCGCACAGGCCCAGTCCTACTCCCGCCACAGGCGAAGGGGAGATCTGCTCCACGCTGCGCAGGATATATATCCGGACTGCATTCTGGTGCGCCAGTGCGGTATGGATCCGGCTGAGGGTTCGGGTCGAGGACGGGTCCCCCTCTAGCGTTGAGGCCCAGGCGTATACGTTGAAGGATTGGACGGTGTTTAGCAGGTCGCGCGCTTCGTTGAGGAATGGGGTTGGGTCTGCGCCGAGCATTTCGCCTAGCGAGACGCGGTTTGAGAGTTCGCATGCTTTGAAGAGGGTTTGCAGGAGGGGTGTTGGGAGGGATAGGTAGCTGTTGACCTCGGCGCGGGTGAgcgaggcgatgatgtccCCTGGGAGGAGGAATGGGTCGGACAGGGTCGTTGTGTTCATGAGGGTTGAGCCGAGGATGTAGTATCTATATCTCTGTTAGATATGTTTTTGAAGTGTGTGGTGACTTACGTTAAGCAGTCTGATGTGATGCAGTCCCGGACCAGGGCCGCCGGGGAGGAGTGTCGGATTTCAAGCGTGTGCAGGTAGCTGATCAGTCGCAGGGCACCCTCGACGTGGGCCTTCCATTCATCCTCCCCGGGGCTGATGAGctcgaagatgatgaagaggtgGACGACGGCTGCGATCATGTCAACGTCGATGTGGGACATGTCCTCGAGGGCGCGtctgaggaggacgagggcctTTTGCTTGGCTGATAACGCATCGATCATGGCACGGGAAGACCGATGGACTGCATCAGTGGTTGAGACTTCTCCTGCAAGAACAGGCATATGTTGTTCTgggtcaaggcctcgtcGGTGCAGGCACGAGATGTGCAGGGCAGAGTTGGCCAGGATGATATGCAGCAGGATGGGATGGTCCCTGCAGAACGGAATTAAACTCCGAAACGGGTTCACATCGGTGATATCAGCGATCACCATGTCGCTGGACACGGTCGATGCAACTGCGCAGTTAGCCCCTGTTATGGACTGCTATAGTAGGTGGCATAGTGGCTTACAGTGGGATAGATACCCTCGCGAGGtatcatccaagccctgATACAGGGGGTCCAGTAACGGCAGTTGAAGAGGCAGGAAATCATAGACCTGTGGGATCAGGCTGTTCCCTGAGTTCCCTGTGCTAATAGTCCTGTCCGGCTCTCTCTGCACAGGATACGTCTTGcccatcatcttcccccGGCTGGCAACCCCCTCGTTCCAGACAAACAGCTTCCCGTACCCCAGACATTCCTGTCCGGTCAGCGCACACTTGCGACATGCAGGAACATCCCGGTCGCACTTCaggcgtcgtcgtcgacagTTATGACAAGCCTTGTTGGCGGGGTCACGCATCGAGCAGAGCTAGCGATCTAACGATCTAGCAACCTAAGCATGGTCTGACAAGATCGCAGGTCTTGCACGGGGATATACCGATATACACCGGACCCGGACCGGTCTTGATCTTCGTCAAAGCTTAAAACAATCGAACTCGAAGAGTCTGGATGAGAAGCAGTGACGAAATCGGGACGAGGGACTGATTTGTCAGCAGCACGATGAGCCTTGGCTTCCTAATCGGGAATAGAGTAGGGCTTATCGGTGGGGACGGTCCGAGTCGGACTGACGGactatattaaagtatattctacCGATGGTGAGGCTGAAGCAGTTTGGTTCAAGCATGAATGAGCAGGTCGACCGGCAGGTTCCTGACAAGACCGCCCTCGAGAGACTCGGGCGAGAGCGCCCTGCTACTTTTCCAAACAAGTGGATCGAGCtgtgcttctgcttctcgctgCTCGCCTCCGAACTGCTGGCTGTATGTCCTCCGTCAAGCTCTCAAGCTCTTCTAACGGTCGTAGGAATACTTCATCAgcggcttcaacaacctGCTCCCTCATATCACAACCGCCCTCGACATCCCCCCCGCCTCGCAGACATGGCCTGCCAgcgtcttctccctcgtcaCCGGCTCCTTCTTACTCCCCTCCGCCCGTCTCGCTGATATCTACGGTGCCCGTCTTGTTTTCAACATCGGCCTAGTCTGGCTTATAATCTGGTCGTTTATTGCCGGATGGAGCAAGAACTACATAATGCTCATTGTCTGCCGAGCACTGCAGGGACTGGGACCGTCCATGTTCCTGCCCGCTGGCATCATGCTCATTGGGAGTATATACCGGCCAGGGCCACGGAAGAACCTGGTGTTTAGTCTCTATGGGGCCTTCTCGCCGATTGGGTTCTACTCTGGGATATGTGTCAGCGGGTTGACTGGCTTCTATCTGACCTGGAGATGGTATTTCTGGATCGGCACTATCATGACTCTCGTCGTGTTGATTGTATCATCTCTCTCGATGCCGAAAATCCGACTCCCTTTGCAAGTTTCGACGCTCAGAATGGACTGGTGGGGATGTCTTACTATTGTCCCTGGGCTGGTGTTGATCATCTTTGCTTTTACCGATGGCTCCCATGCTCCGGACGGGTGGAAGACGCCATATATCATCGTCACCTTCATCGTTGGCGTCGCTCTTATATGTGCAGCAGTCTATATTGAAGGCTGGGTTGCATCTCAGCCATTGCTCCCGCCTGATATCTTCAAGGTCAAATACCTGACTCCTCTGTTCTTCGCGCTCTCCTTCTCATACGGCGTGTTCGGAGTGTACCTCTTCTACGCCAGCTTCTAGTATGATCCCTTCTCCTTTACAAAATACAGCCGCTAAGAAATCCAGCATCCAAAACATCCTCGGCCACGACTCCCTCATCTCCGCCGCCTGGTTCGCGCCCATGGCCGCTGGCGGTCTCATCCTCGCCACAGTCGGCGGCTTCACCCTGCACCTCCTCCCAGGAAAACTCCTCATGCTAATATCCGGCGCCGGCTATCTCATATCCATGCTCCTCTTCGCCATTATCCCTGAGAATCCAAACTACTGGGCCTACGTGTTTCCAGCAATGATCGCCGCGACTGTCGGCACCGACATCGGCTACAGCGtcagcaacatcttcatcacGACCTCCCTACCGCAGAATAGACAGGGCGCAGCAGGTGCAATTATCCACACGATCGTGTTTGTAGGGAttagcttcttcctcggcttgGCAGATCTGGTTGCTGCGCAGACAAAGAACCTAGGGGAGGCAGGGAGCTATAAAGCGGCGTTTTGGTTTGGGGTTGCTTGTGCGGGCGTTGCTATTGTTCTGCTGTCCTTTATCCGGGTTGGAAAGGCATCTAGCGAGCTTACTgtggaggaaagaaagcagCTAGAAGACTTGGTTGCAGATGGGCCAGGGGTCCGTCAATGAATGTATTCAGTGCCTTATGGACCTGGTATAGCGATTTACGTCTCCTGGTCACCCAGGGGGTAGGTCGGCGACATGAGGCGAGTACAAGCTTCCCTCTGAGCACTTTCGTAGCTCTTTCGCAGCTTGTTTATTTCCACGCAAACCTCTTCAGTCCATGGACGgcgcatcctcttctccagcatctccgCGTACGCCGTCGCAGCTGTCTTTACCTCTTCATCAGTATCCATATACCAATCCGCTGGGTTATTATAATGGGGCGAAGAGAGTGGCCGCTTCGCACACAGGCTGACATCAACGCTGATATCCTGAATACCCATCCGCGCGAACGCCAGAAGCCCATACACGAAGAATAGCTTTGTCCAAGGCTGTCTCATATGGGAGCAGATGAATCCTGTTTTCACATTCTCGACTACAATCTGCAGCTTCCGCAGACCATTCAATGCTTTCAGCCCATACGGCATTCTGACTTTCCGCATGTCTGGTCTATCCGGCCCTGTGCCCTTGGGACCCATAATCAGCCATTCGTTCCACTTCATGGTTTCCCCGGTCCGCGGCTCCATGTAAATCGATATATTCCGTAACAGACCCAACTGAGCCCACGATAGACCAGCCGTGCTAGAGATGAAGCTCGCGAAGGACCGCACGTCGTCAAAGGTGAAGATATTCGAGGTATATGGAATATGACGCGCCTCGGCGTTTATCTGCTTATTCGCGCAGAGCAGACCCAATTCCAGCCTTCCTCTGGGATAATAGACGTGCCGGGCCCCAGGATAATCAGGGACGTTGTAGTGGTTGATGTCCCTGTATTTACAGGGCGGGATTGCATGGCGCCATGCATTCGCGCTCTCTTCTCTCGTtgcgttggcgttggcgacCTTTCCAGCCCATGCATCCCCCATGGCGAACTCGGAGCCGGTGACTGTTCCATTGTCGCAGTTGCAGATGAAGTATGTCCAGTCGATTGGGAAGTGTTCACCTGGACCCGTCCTAATTCTAATGGGATAATGGACGTGGAGGGTGCGATTGGCGAAGACGTGATGGTATACCATCTGCCGGATTTCGAACGGGAGATTCATAAATTCAAACCTGGTTTCTTTTTGCTCCACACTGGGCTTGTTAGATTTAGTGGGAATGGGACAGGAGAGCTTAATGGGACGAACGTATTGTGGagccc
Above is a window of Aspergillus puulaauensis MK2 DNA, chromosome 2, nearly complete sequence DNA encoding:
- a CDS encoding uncharacterized protein (COG:S;~EggNog:ENOG410PNDU;~InterPro:IPR011009,IPR002575;~PFAM:PF01636), coding for MTELKLFRWKSVRCKLFQSKARKKSHDTKRYKEKVEKSDIQQSTLDHSNRDESRALLPEPHPKTDHSRADRSINDRYGLEWHHGEAIWTATPDINAIKALVARYTMGQRDDRDIFDSRIVDASDIRVKFYGNSGYYKLYLVSSPRLEKKYIFRATLPVEPFYKTESEVATMAFIRKYTALPVPRVIHYCSSASNPLKFEWILQEHVEGTALSETWDGMPFHAEAEFAVQMQRQMQLLQDFDFAWLGNLYYSRCKDRVNGQPAEWLRVSDGQEQNDPDFVIGRIVSPWSFEEKRRDMRADRGPFTSSPRLLLAKAELQYECLKHLDSSSIDQELPSSQSKLRELYHSIRAAEGSTYTRENEHRVLHHIDLSDRDIIVQSDPSSSNPIQLSGIINWESVGTVPSWQVDFPHFLQGPSESELQSRWRPFMSASASEALMKDNQKAELRRIYGDPLRPALVGKMPQNLIECAETLEQYPWHNAV
- a CDS encoding zinc finger MYND domain-containing protein (COG:S;~EggNog:ENOG410PTE6;~InterPro:IPR002893;~PFAM:PF01753), translated to MAMQALADVLANTNANDTESNENPQEPINTSHPNHQPIPNPRECFVGEIVMVGTSSMFNTEVLVKDKEDTELRVGFAFPPDGYGYEGVPTEFLKRGLTMLILHPSRIAMNGGGELIVVHNPKHIKILPFRMSFYLRLCERVTEFRSVVGRQRICFGCETRKYGLERCPRCKMSYFCSRACQAESLSRKGHRRDCGIIRDPDITALLLGKWEQLGEFRSVSLQAHLQQVPDIL
- a CDS encoding uncharacterized protein (COG:G;~EggNog:ENOG410QE30;~InterPro:IPR020846,IPR011701,IPR036259;~PFAM:PF07690;~TransMembrane:14 (i30-50o70-88i100-118o130-151i163-184o190-210i222-243o255-275i295-320o332-353i360-379o385-410i422-441o461-479i);~go_function: GO:0022857 - transmembrane transporter activity [Evidence IEA];~go_process: GO:0055085 - transmembrane transport [Evidence IEA]); its protein translation is MNEQVDRQVPDKTALERLGRERPATFPNKWIELCFCFSLLASELLAEYFISGFNNLLPHITTALDIPPASQTWPASVFSLVTGSFLLPSARLADIYGARLVFNIGLVWLIIWSFIAGWSKNYIMLIVCRALQGLGPSMFLPAGIMLIGSIYRPGPRKNLVFSLYGAFSPIGFYSGICVSGLTGFYLTWRWYFWIGTIMTLVVLIVSSLSMPKIRLPLQVSTLRMDWWGCLTIVPGLVLIIFAFTDGSHAPDGWKTPYIIVTFIVGVALICAAVYIEGWVASQPLLPPDIFKVKYLTPLFFALSFSYGVFGVYLFYASFYIQNILGHDSLISAAWFAPMAAGGLILATVGGFTLHLLPGKLLMLISGAGYLISMLLFAIIPENPNYWAYVFPAMIAATVGTDIGYSVSNIFITTSLPQNRQGAAGAIIHTIVFVGISFFLGLADLVAAQTKNLGEAGSYKAAFWFGVACAGVAIVLLSFIRVGKASSELTVEERKQLEDLVADGPGVRQ
- a CDS encoding Zn(II)2Cys6 transcription factor (COG:S;~EggNog:ENOG410PGXX;~InterPro:IPR036864,IPR021858,IPR001138;~PFAM:PF00172,PF11951;~go_function: GO:0000981 - DNA-binding transcription factor activity, RNA polymerase II-specific [Evidence IEA];~go_function: GO:0008270 - zinc ion binding [Evidence IEA];~go_process: GO:0006355 - regulation of transcription, DNA-templated [Evidence IEA]), whose protein sequence is MRDPANKACHNCRRRRLKCDRDVPACRKCALTGQECLGYGKLFVWNEGVASRGKMMGKTYPVQREPDRTISTGNSGNSLIPQVYDFLPLQLPLLDPLYQGLDDTSRGYLSHFASTVSSDMVIADITDVNPFRSLIPFCRDHPILLHIILANSALHISCLHRRGLDPEQHMPVLAGEVSTTDAVHRSSRAMIDALSAKQKALVLLRRALEDMSHIDVDMIAAVVHLFIIFELISPGEDEWKAHVEGALRLISYLHTLEIRHSSPAALVRDCITSDCLTYYILGSTLMNTTTLSDPFLLPGDIIASLTRAEVNSYLSLPTPLLQTLFKACELSNRVSLGEMLGADPTPFLNEARDLLNTVQSFNVYAWASTLEGDPSSTRTLSRIHTALAHQNAVRIYILRSVEQISPSPVAGVGLGLCESETEGLVTEIITHLSLVGLTDPIFKATSWPTFIAGAETDNVVYREWAVNRLREFWNLIPWGYLRTEEEIMRKAWRLRDGQPEKEGSWIQQLKGVERHWLIA
- a CDS encoding serine protease (COG:O;~EggNog:ENOG410PUV2;~InterPro:IPR001314,IPR043504,IPR033116,IPR018114, IPR009003,IPR001254;~MEROPS:MER0000057;~PFAM:PF00089;~SECRETED:SignalP(1-16);~go_function: GO:0004252 - serine-type endopeptidase activity [Evidence IEA];~go_process: GO:0006508 - proteolysis [Evidence IEA]), with the translated sequence MKTTVAFLSVLSGVLAKEAIVGGAEATIEEYPYQIGLLQGGSLICGGSIIDNKYVVTAGHCAEGQSASDLSIRAGSSSSSSGGTTVGVSSIAVHPDYDAQNVNNDIAILTLDEELKYGDGIAAVKLPTSSSLPSAGTVGTITGWGALKEGGNVSPTLQFVDVPVVDKKTCSSDYQGFNEITDSMLCAGEEEGGKDGCQGDSGGPFVSDGVLIGITSWGNGCARAGYPGVYSSPAYFRDFIESVTGL
- a CDS encoding SIMPL domain-containing protein (COG:S;~EggNog:ENOG410PYGT;~InterPro:IPR007497;~PFAM:PF04402), whose amino-acid sequence is MSLSIQTTGYGTISRPAERAILRINIKHDGPDRTIVSKNVFQCTQRVREILEPMSDKLSSGEPSPSAAITQWSMGALDTYSYPNYDTDGKITGRTHHAATSFEANFQDFGKLADVASELSAMEFVNLDGVEWRLTDVTKGALASEVRALAAKDGLARAEDYARALGWEKVRPVDLEEQRGVDDGSFGGRVHRMCMMAGGDGDGGDPGLSFQPEEVRLETVVTVKSVADK